The [Bacillus] selenitireducens MLS10 genome includes a region encoding these proteins:
- a CDS encoding HAMP domain-containing sensor histidine kinase has translation MNDQIRELFKVGRKSISKTYITLFSLFVLFILTVGTVLTVYSYTSFDRMQEEREDLKQKQQVIKETSDSFNEILFRARGYYAFLNANELAILENELEEFPMQINAFEEVASAGEEMQMVRDLRAFFDVYENELWPTARAYVESGDIDALRALSSGGTNETVNEFLTFSRVFASEADRALSQLNEQIIQHTRQVQLIWYIAVGLAILLFGIIGARGLRAVAIPISQLNHQIESYSFGDSVSSPYTKRDDEIGSLSRSFEQMSKHIQNSEYELLAQNEEMKAQQEALEEYLSITEEAKEKLSWMNHFNEMLALNNSRQDHLRAAFKFINQRFSFDKAAIRLYGTPYLHATGLNTDQLTDLDERMENRLIRLKDEDYVLMKREGVTDELGIRNGTVTVYELTVPVLNMQKQHIGYFTGMIFDNEIKETAVDDLRRILGQLEGALEVAHANELIKESKEINQAIIESINEGIQLVSNDGTLLAYNEYSCELVGCKLKDSLDQDVLQHKFNWVHPFSSQFEEPESFASFIIQATADMYDDFKRFQTSAIIEGARRDIAIYSTSVRVGEESIGTVFVYRDITREAEVDRLKTELVSTVNHELRTPLSSIMGFTERMLNKDVSEERRRVYLETILSESERLSQLVNNFLDLQKIESLPDEMDLEPVKISDSLRQAMSAFHPSEHHELKVIDSLTDTKVNGHSASLHQVFLNLLSNAQKYSPEGGTITVETELDDAKKNVLIHISDEGIGIAKKDHDRLFMKFSRIKDQHGGTIKGTGLGLALSKELMEAQGGDIRVRSEAGEGSTFTVVIPLKE, from the coding sequence GTGAATGATCAGATAAGAGAACTATTTAAAGTCGGCAGAAAAAGCATCAGTAAAACCTATATTACCCTGTTCAGCCTGTTTGTTCTGTTCATCCTGACCGTAGGGACGGTTTTAACCGTCTACAGTTATACGAGCTTTGACAGGATGCAAGAGGAGAGGGAAGATTTAAAACAAAAGCAGCAGGTGATCAAGGAAACAAGTGACAGTTTTAATGAAATCCTGTTTCGTGCAAGAGGGTACTACGCTTTTTTGAATGCGAATGAATTAGCCATTTTGGAAAACGAGCTCGAGGAGTTCCCGATGCAGATCAATGCTTTTGAAGAAGTGGCATCAGCAGGAGAAGAGATGCAGATGGTCCGGGATCTCCGTGCTTTCTTTGACGTTTACGAAAATGAGCTGTGGCCTACTGCAAGAGCCTATGTGGAAAGCGGTGATATAGATGCCCTTCGGGCACTGTCAAGCGGAGGGACAAACGAGACGGTCAATGAATTTCTGACATTTTCAAGAGTATTTGCGTCTGAAGCGGATCGCGCGCTCTCTCAGCTGAATGAACAGATTATTCAGCACACGAGACAGGTTCAGCTCATATGGTATATCGCAGTGGGGCTGGCCATTTTGCTGTTTGGAATTATAGGAGCAAGAGGACTCCGTGCCGTTGCGATTCCGATCAGTCAGCTGAATCATCAGATCGAGTCGTATTCGTTTGGTGACAGTGTTTCCTCACCCTACACAAAACGGGACGACGAAATCGGCTCACTTTCACGTTCATTCGAACAGATGTCAAAGCATATTCAAAACTCGGAATACGAGCTCCTTGCACAAAACGAGGAGATGAAGGCCCAACAGGAAGCGCTTGAAGAATACCTGTCGATCACTGAAGAAGCAAAAGAAAAACTGTCCTGGATGAATCATTTTAACGAGATGCTTGCTCTGAACAACAGCAGACAGGATCATCTTCGGGCTGCCTTTAAGTTTATCAATCAACGGTTTTCCTTCGATAAAGCAGCTATACGTCTCTATGGTACTCCGTATTTGCATGCAACGGGACTAAACACGGATCAGTTGACAGATCTCGATGAACGCATGGAAAACCGGCTGATTCGACTTAAGGATGAGGATTATGTCTTAATGAAACGTGAAGGAGTAACAGATGAGCTCGGAATCAGGAATGGTACAGTTACTGTATATGAACTGACTGTACCTGTGTTGAATATGCAAAAACAGCATATTGGATACTTTACAGGCATGATATTTGATAATGAGATCAAGGAGACGGCTGTTGATGACCTGAGACGTATTCTCGGCCAGCTTGAGGGTGCTCTTGAAGTGGCGCATGCCAACGAGCTGATCAAAGAATCAAAGGAAATTAATCAGGCCATCATTGAGAGTATTAATGAGGGAATTCAGCTTGTTAGCAATGACGGCACGCTTCTTGCTTACAACGAATACAGCTGTGAACTGGTCGGATGTAAACTGAAAGATTCCTTGGATCAGGATGTGCTTCAGCATAAATTCAACTGGGTGCATCCATTCTCATCGCAATTTGAAGAACCAGAATCGTTTGCATCATTTATTATCCAGGCTACGGCAGACATGTATGATGATTTCAAGCGGTTTCAGACATCGGCGATAATTGAGGGGGCCAGACGTGACATTGCGATTTATTCAACGAGTGTGCGCGTCGGTGAAGAGAGTATCGGGACGGTGTTCGTATATCGGGATATTACTCGTGAGGCGGAAGTCGACCGTTTGAAAACAGAGCTCGTCAGCACGGTGAATCATGAACTCCGAACGCCGCTCTCAAGCATTATGGGCTTTACGGAACGAATGCTGAACAAAGATGTCTCAGAAGAGCGGCGGCGCGTGTATCTTGAAACCATTCTGTCAGAGTCTGAGCGGTTGTCCCAGCTCGTCAACAACTTCCTTGATCTTCAGAAAATCGAGAGCCTTCCTGACGAAATGGACTTGGAACCCGTCAAGATCTCTGACAGTCTGCGACAGGCAATGTCAGCGTTCCATCCATCTGAGCATCACGAGCTGAAGGTCATCGACAGTTTAACCGATACGAAAGTGAACGGTCATTCTGCCAGTCTCCATCAGGTGTTCCTGAATCTTCTTAGCAATGCCCAAAAATACTCGCCTGAAGGTGGCACGATTACCGTGGAAACAGAGCTTGATGATGCGAAAAAGAATGTGCTTATTCACATTTCCGACGAAGGCATCGGAATCGCAAAGAAGGATCATGACAGACTCTTTATGAAGTTCTCAAGAATCAAAGATCAGCACGGGGGAACCATTAAAGGGACAGGTCTTGGTCTGGCTCTTTCCAAAGAGCTGATGGAAGCGCAGGGCGGAGACATACGGGTACGTTCAGAGGCAGGTGAAGGATCGACCTTTACTGTTGTGATACCATTGAAGGAGTAG
- a CDS encoding TetR/AcrR family transcriptional regulator, with the protein MDKRSRNKHRRYEQALFAAEKLFSENRWEDVQMKDIAEEAGIGIATLFRYFPKKQTLLVAVAVMIMSRELQFVEETVTSDQFALQKLETILDRLGEVVTNPNQRTRRFIDLFEGYIGNSTETLEGIDTYLDIRARIAEAIGELTEEGVQDGSFDQRKVSTEECLTLINSFALFARKLAMTGILHQPDGRLSPRAQLETIKTIYLNHVRLE; encoded by the coding sequence ATGGACAAACGAAGCCGAAATAAACACCGCCGCTATGAACAGGCTCTGTTTGCTGCAGAGAAGCTGTTCAGCGAAAACCGCTGGGAAGACGTGCAGATGAAGGACATTGCCGAAGAGGCAGGCATCGGTATTGCAACGCTCTTTCGTTATTTCCCGAAAAAACAGACGCTCCTCGTCGCCGTCGCGGTCATGATCATGAGCCGTGAACTGCAGTTTGTCGAGGAAACCGTCACGTCAGATCAGTTTGCCCTTCAAAAGCTCGAAACGATTCTCGACCGCCTTGGGGAAGTGGTTACGAATCCGAATCAGCGCACACGCCGTTTTATTGATCTGTTTGAGGGCTATATCGGCAACAGTACCGAAACACTCGAGGGGATCGATACATACCTCGATATCCGGGCGCGTATTGCCGAAGCGATCGGGGAGCTCACGGAAGAAGGCGTGCAGGATGGATCCTTTGATCAAAGAAAGGTTTCCACAGAAGAATGTCTGACGCTCATCAACAGCTTCGCCCTATTTGCAAGAAAACTCGCCATGACAGGCATTCTGCATCAGCCGGATGGCCGGTTGTCACCGCGGGCCCAGCTCGAGACGATTAAAACAATTTACCTCAATCATGTCCGTCTGGAATGA
- a CDS encoding GNAT family N-acetyltransferase: MTITLERFTKNDFDQLIGWVDSAEFCMQWGGPQFTWPLTHEQLDIYLKEMEGDEPERLIYRAVSEDGRTVGHISLGRLDYSNRTGRMGKVLVGDPAMRGKGIAGNMVREICRIGFEELALERISLGVFDFNESAIAAYEKAGFQKEGFFRKFRQVGQRRWHLVEMSILKDEWFARQLTHQWEGLKRMTGAFLSAILSEKLLVMDRKDPDTAIWLLAQDPVIRWARPDDEKINAEEEGYVHLSWHEREDGNDELIVQMKDTPSPLPYIEADGDMPLSANCSEYMFSDRQIQSVEGYGYIDQGKGVLQSLICDLGDGFLFVSAAPILNDVFVTKERPAPHPDDIVLFDWQMEEVFDD, from the coding sequence ATGACGATTACGCTTGAACGCTTTACGAAGAACGACTTTGATCAGCTCATCGGCTGGGTGGATTCGGCGGAATTCTGCATGCAGTGGGGAGGGCCGCAGTTTACGTGGCCGTTAACACATGAACAGCTGGATATCTACCTGAAGGAAATGGAGGGCGATGAGCCTGAGCGGCTCATTTACCGAGCCGTGTCAGAAGATGGCCGGACCGTCGGGCACATTTCCCTCGGGAGGCTCGATTACAGTAACAGGACCGGGCGAATGGGGAAAGTCCTCGTCGGGGATCCGGCAATGCGCGGAAAAGGGATCGCCGGAAACATGGTCCGTGAGATCTGCCGGATCGGCTTTGAGGAGCTGGCTCTTGAGCGCATCAGCCTTGGCGTATTTGACTTCAATGAATCGGCGATTGCTGCTTATGAGAAGGCCGGTTTTCAAAAAGAGGGCTTTTTCCGGAAGTTTCGCCAGGTCGGGCAGAGACGCTGGCACCTCGTGGAGATGAGTATACTGAAGGACGAATGGTTCGCCCGTCAGCTGACCCATCAGTGGGAAGGGTTGAAGCGCATGACCGGGGCTTTTCTCAGTGCCATACTCTCAGAAAAGCTCCTCGTTATGGACCGGAAAGATCCGGACACGGCTATTTGGCTGCTTGCTCAGGATCCGGTGATTCGCTGGGCGAGGCCGGATGATGAAAAAATCAATGCGGAGGAAGAGGGCTACGTTCATCTCAGCTGGCATGAACGTGAAGACGGGAATGATGAGCTGATCGTGCAGATGAAGGACACGCCTTCGCCGCTTCCGTATATCGAGGCGGATGGCGACATGCCTCTCAGTGCTAACTGCTCTGAATATATGTTCTCAGACAGACAGATCCAATCCGTTGAGGGCTACGGGTACATAGATCAAGGGAAGGGTGTATTGCAAAGCCTCATCTGCGATCTCGGAGACGGGTTCCTTTTCGTGTCAGCGGCACCGATACTCAATGATGTGTTTGTGACAAAAGAACGCCCAGCACCTCATCCTGATGATATCGTGCTGTTTGACTGGCAAATGGAGGAGGTATTCGATGATTGA
- a CDS encoding uracil-DNA glycosylase, giving the protein MIERTMLPERWQEAVGEEVDQPYFRELARFLSEEYRENTVFPPATDIFNAFQWTDYQEVKVVILGQDPYHGPNQAHGMSFSVRPGVPVPPSLRNMYKELEADLGCPAVDHGYLAPWAEEGVLLLNTVLTVREGEPKSHQKQGWERFTNRVIESLNEKESPVVFILWGADARKKAAMIDHHRHLILEAPHPSPLSAYRGFFGSRPFSEANAFLKKNGRGPVNWCLPDQPDG; this is encoded by the coding sequence ATGATTGAGCGGACGATGCTGCCGGAGCGATGGCAGGAGGCAGTCGGAGAAGAAGTGGATCAGCCCTACTTCAGGGAACTCGCCCGTTTCTTGTCGGAAGAATACAGGGAGAACACCGTATTCCCGCCTGCGACGGACATATTCAATGCCTTTCAATGGACTGATTACCAAGAGGTAAAAGTCGTGATCCTCGGTCAGGATCCGTACCATGGTCCGAATCAGGCACACGGGATGAGCTTTTCTGTGCGTCCCGGTGTTCCGGTTCCGCCTTCGCTTCGCAATATGTATAAAGAGCTTGAAGCAGATCTCGGCTGTCCGGCAGTGGATCACGGATATCTCGCGCCGTGGGCAGAGGAAGGGGTCCTGCTTTTGAACACCGTCCTGACGGTTCGGGAAGGGGAACCGAAGTCGCATCAGAAACAGGGCTGGGAGCGGTTTACAAACCGGGTCATCGAATCGCTTAATGAGAAAGAGTCCCCCGTTGTGTTTATACTTTGGGGTGCCGACGCACGAAAAAAGGCGGCGATGATTGATCATCACCGCCACCTGATTCTTGAGGCACCGCACCCGAGTCCATTATCGGCGTACCGTGGGTTTTTCGGGAGCCGTCCCTTTTCAGAGGCGAATGCGTTTTTAAAAAAGAATGGCCGGGGACCTGTCAACTGGTGTTTGCCTGATCAGCCGGACGGCTGA
- the nei gene encoding endonuclease VIII yields MPEGPEIRLAADEVEHAVLNKPLLEVFFGLPPLKDYEDILTRATVNRVQTKGKALLTHFDNGYSVYSHNQLYGKWYIKPSYSYPKTNRQLRLALHTGDRSALLYSASDIAVLRTDEVPDHPFIKKTGPDILSEPVTVNDLLRQMTDKRFFNRQLGGLLLDQTFIAGIGNYLRTEILFITGIHPKKRPADLSDTALIRLAEAVILMMTRSYETKGLTLDPERVQTKKAAGEPRSHYRHFAFNRHMEPCYQCRTAIEKITVASRRLYVCPVCQPSG; encoded by the coding sequence ATGCCCGAAGGACCTGAAATCAGGCTCGCCGCTGACGAAGTGGAACATGCGGTCCTCAATAAGCCGCTCCTCGAGGTGTTTTTTGGCCTCCCGCCGCTCAAAGACTATGAGGACATCTTAACCCGCGCCACTGTCAATCGAGTTCAGACGAAAGGAAAAGCGCTCCTCACCCATTTCGACAACGGCTACTCGGTTTACTCGCACAACCAGCTCTACGGCAAATGGTACATCAAACCGTCCTATTCGTACCCGAAGACCAACCGGCAGCTGCGACTCGCCCTTCATACCGGTGATCGTTCCGCGCTTCTCTACAGTGCGTCCGACATCGCCGTGCTGAGGACAGATGAAGTTCCTGATCACCCCTTCATCAAAAAAACCGGTCCCGACATTCTGAGTGAACCGGTTACCGTCAACGATCTGCTCAGACAGATGACAGACAAGCGCTTTTTCAACCGGCAGCTCGGGGGCCTGCTCCTCGATCAGACTTTCATCGCAGGGATCGGCAACTATTTACGGACGGAGATTCTCTTCATCACAGGCATCCATCCGAAGAAACGCCCCGCAGACCTCTCAGACACAGCGCTCATCCGCCTCGCCGAAGCCGTGATACTGATGATGACACGGTCCTACGAAACGAAAGGCCTCACCCTTGACCCTGAACGGGTCCAGACGAAAAAGGCCGCAGGGGAACCCCGCAGCCACTACCGGCACTTCGCCTTCAACCGGCATATGGAGCCCTGTTACCAGTGCCGGACAGCGATCGAGAAGATCACCGTCGCAAGCCGGAGACTCTATGTCTGTCCGGTCTGTCAGCCGTCCGGCTGA
- the trhA gene encoding PAQR family membrane homeostasis protein TrhA has product MGTHVFSKREEIVNALIHGIGVLLSIAALVILIVSASLYGNAWHITGFTIFGITMTLMYTSSTLLHSFPEGKVKDVFEVLDHSSIYFFIAGTYTPFLFVAVDGALGWWLFGIVWFLAIAGIVFKAFFVKRFVVVSTLLYVVMGWLIIFAWTPISSALSREGLILLFTGGVLYTFGAVFYVWRGFTYHHAVWHLFVLAASVSHFFAVLTLLDLP; this is encoded by the coding sequence ATGGGCACACATGTATTTTCCAAACGCGAAGAAATCGTTAATGCGCTGATTCACGGGATCGGCGTGCTCTTAAGCATTGCCGCACTCGTCATCCTGATCGTATCGGCGAGCCTGTACGGGAACGCCTGGCACATCACCGGATTCACCATTTTTGGCATCACGATGACGCTGATGTATACCTCTTCGACACTCCTGCACAGCTTTCCTGAAGGGAAAGTGAAGGATGTGTTTGAGGTGCTTGATCATTCCTCGATCTATTTTTTCATTGCCGGTACATACACCCCGTTTCTGTTCGTTGCTGTTGACGGCGCCCTCGGCTGGTGGCTGTTCGGCATCGTCTGGTTCCTCGCCATTGCCGGGATCGTCTTTAAAGCCTTCTTTGTAAAACGGTTTGTCGTGGTCTCGACTTTACTCTATGTGGTCATGGGGTGGCTCATTATTTTCGCCTGGACGCCGATTTCCAGTGCGCTCAGCCGTGAGGGGCTGATCCTGCTCTTTACCGGCGGCGTGTTGTACACATTCGGTGCCGTTTTCTATGTATGGCGCGGGTTCACCTATCACCACGCTGTCTGGCATCTGTTCGTTTTGGCTGCGAGTGTGAGCCATTTCTTTGCGGTTCTGACACTCCTGGATCTCCCTTGA
- a CDS encoding class I SAM-dependent methyltransferase has product MSQQTERVRRRYNRNAAIYDLIDRSISGKQRRELLQYARGEILEVGVGTGANLPYYPKGVRVTGIDLSPGMLKKAKERMVTLAGDTDIHLEEMDVEELPFADKTFDTIVTSCVYCSVPDPVKGMKEMRRVLKDDGEILMLEHMRSENPVIGFGMDLVNPVVRRLWGANINRDTMGNLEAAGLDVRAEVRVMGTIMRRLTVRKAGTS; this is encoded by the coding sequence ATGAGTCAACAAACGGAACGAGTCCGCAGACGCTATAACCGGAATGCAGCAATCTATGATCTGATCGACCGCTCGATCAGTGGCAAACAGAGGAGGGAACTGCTTCAATATGCACGGGGGGAGATCCTCGAGGTCGGTGTCGGAACAGGGGCGAATTTGCCCTATTATCCGAAAGGGGTCCGGGTAACAGGTATTGACCTCAGTCCGGGGATGCTGAAGAAGGCGAAAGAACGAATGGTGACACTTGCCGGTGATACCGATATTCATTTAGAAGAGATGGACGTGGAAGAGCTCCCTTTTGCCGACAAGACGTTCGACACGATCGTGACAAGCTGTGTCTACTGTTCCGTCCCGGATCCTGTCAAAGGAATGAAGGAAATGCGGAGGGTTTTGAAGGATGACGGAGAGATACTGATGCTTGAGCACATGCGAAGTGAGAACCCTGTAATCGGTTTTGGAATGGATCTCGTAAATCCTGTTGTCAGAAGGCTCTGGGGAGCGAACATTAACCGCGATACGATGGGGAATCTCGAAGCTGCAGGACTTGACGTAAGAGCGGAGGTCAGAGTAATGGGAACGATTATGCGAAGACTGACTGTCAGAAAAGCCGGTACGTCCTGA
- a CDS encoding DUF2922 domain-containing protein, with protein sequence MAKQLQLGFRTEEGGSMTLNIDFPIEPVEVEDVIGAMDAIIAEGVFMTSSGQPVEKRSARLVERHVDVIDIG encoded by the coding sequence ATGGCTAAGCAACTCCAGCTCGGATTCAGAACAGAAGAAGGCGGCTCCATGACCCTGAACATCGATTTTCCCATTGAGCCGGTGGAAGTGGAAGACGTTATTGGGGCGATGGATGCAATCATTGCCGAGGGTGTGTTCATGACTTCATCCGGTCAGCCCGTGGAAAAACGCAGCGCACGACTCGTCGAGCGTCACGTCGACGTGATCGACATCGGTTAA
- a CDS encoding DUF1659 domain-containing protein, with product MADMTNTRLSLTFYDGEDEFGQAVSSVRHFNNVDTGASNAALANVAQAIAGLQTRPLIDLNRNNTYQLEQ from the coding sequence ATGGCTGACATGACAAACACGCGGTTATCGTTAACGTTTTATGATGGGGAAGATGAATTTGGACAGGCGGTTTCAAGTGTGAGGCATTTCAACAATGTCGACACAGGTGCATCAAACGCGGCTCTCGCGAATGTTGCCCAGGCCATTGCAGGACTGCAGACCCGGCCACTGATTGACCTGAACCGAAACAACACGTATCAGCTCGAACAGTAA
- a CDS encoding PP2C family protein-serine/threonine phosphatase → MNINPPAFSKPLHNRQIAVIGQPPETLARELRLFGHLIVVDRDDTSFHMLAYPALSLIIVHGDEQEALIDLTRELRRLHALVPILLYADCFSFDAYVDYMDAGANFLIATDAHPEQINRILERALTQYEKTRSLSRSNEESIKQIQQVQNMMIELMPKETNEEPVQFNYLYHPSFILSGDLLDYHHVSPVFKVLFLLDISGHGFHSAMIAMYLRSLLTGLANRVREPDQILFELNSHLCKFNDRSGDIKFATAVCATMDLEQNILKIANAGNPSPYLIKNGELEAIGPDTHPIGIRTDFKAVVHSYRQQQCDGLFLYTDGLYEDQDAFIDNDRLVEEAVLSSLHLMHDPKALIRHVRNAFPLASGDPDDATLAILTWPLN, encoded by the coding sequence ATGAACATCAACCCGCCCGCGTTCAGCAAGCCTTTGCACAACAGGCAGATCGCCGTCATTGGACAACCGCCTGAGACCCTTGCCAGAGAGCTCCGCTTGTTTGGGCATCTGATTGTGGTCGACCGTGACGACACGTCCTTTCATATGCTTGCCTACCCGGCGCTTTCACTGATCATTGTTCATGGTGATGAACAAGAAGCACTCATTGACCTGACCCGGGAACTTCGTCGTTTGCATGCCCTTGTTCCGATTCTTCTGTACGCTGATTGTTTTTCATTCGATGCTTATGTCGATTACATGGATGCCGGTGCCAACTTTCTCATTGCAACTGATGCTCATCCTGAACAGATCAATCGGATTCTTGAACGTGCCCTGACTCAATACGAAAAGACCCGCAGTCTGTCGCGCTCGAATGAAGAAAGCATCAAACAGATCCAGCAGGTCCAGAACATGATGATCGAACTGATGCCAAAAGAAACCAATGAAGAACCCGTTCAGTTCAATTATCTGTATCACCCTTCTTTTATATTAAGTGGTGACCTCCTTGACTACCACCACGTCTCACCGGTCTTTAAGGTACTGTTTCTCCTTGATATCAGTGGCCACGGCTTTCACTCAGCCATGATTGCCATGTATCTCCGTTCCCTGTTAACCGGTCTTGCGAACCGGGTCAGAGAACCGGATCAGATCCTCTTTGAATTGAACAGCCACCTCTGTAAATTCAATGACCGTTCAGGGGATATCAAATTCGCAACGGCCGTCTGTGCGACCATGGACCTTGAACAGAATATCCTGAAAATCGCCAATGCAGGGAATCCGTCCCCCTACCTGATCAAAAACGGCGAGCTCGAAGCCATCGGGCCCGACACGCATCCGATTGGGATCCGCACGGATTTTAAAGCAGTCGTCCACTCCTATCGACAGCAACAATGCGACGGGCTGTTTCTTTATACGGATGGCCTCTATGAAGACCAGGATGCCTTCATCGACAATGACCGCCTCGTGGAAGAAGCTGTTCTGTCCTCCTTACACCTGATGCATGATCCAAAAGCGCTGATCCGTCATGTGCGTAACGCCTTTCCTCTTGCCAGCGGTGACCCTGATGATGCCACCCTGGCCATCCTCACCTGGCCCTTAAATTAA
- a CDS encoding STAS domain-containing protein — translation MTTPFQTSKGNPEPPSFHHDIERQTDVIVLKGSVVYQYINELKTNLLQEEFQKSCICFDLSDVKFLDSSGFGMLLSIKKALPDKEIGFVTASPFIKRLFTIAKFDQIFPVFDTRDSCITAICKSQTSNGN, via the coding sequence ATGACCACGCCATTTCAAACCTCCAAAGGAAATCCCGAGCCGCCTTCTTTTCACCATGACATCGAACGGCAAACGGATGTGATCGTTCTCAAAGGCAGCGTCGTCTATCAGTACATCAACGAATTGAAAACGAACCTTCTCCAAGAAGAGTTCCAGAAGTCCTGCATCTGTTTTGATTTATCCGATGTCAAATTTCTCGACAGCTCCGGCTTCGGTATGCTGCTCAGTATCAAAAAAGCCCTGCCTGATAAAGAGATCGGTTTTGTTACCGCAAGCCCCTTTATCAAACGGCTCTTTACCATCGCCAAGTTCGATCAGATTTTCCCTGTATTTGACACGCGCGACAGCTGCATTACGGCCATCTGCAAGTCTCAGACTTCTAATGGGAATTGA
- a CDS encoding ATP-binding protein — protein MLHSFEANADPVRIHELITQASSALTDMQIPDDGTLTLVIHEAVINAYEACLDQGITDKPIRVTIEMAGSDLLITVSDPAGNLDPGTLDEASQRLDEANLNLHESGRGLFFIQSLMDDVYVQPIEDASIFKQKLIMRKVI, from the coding sequence ATGCTTCATTCGTTCGAAGCAAACGCAGACCCTGTCAGGATTCATGAACTGATTACCCAGGCCTCTTCCGCCCTGACAGACATGCAGATTCCAGACGACGGCACCCTGACCCTCGTCATTCATGAAGCTGTGATAAACGCGTACGAAGCCTGCCTCGATCAGGGTATCACAGATAAACCCATCAGAGTTACCATCGAAATGGCCGGAAGCGACCTGCTCATCACCGTTTCGGACCCCGCCGGAAACCTCGATCCCGGTACCCTTGATGAGGCTTCACAGCGCCTCGATGAAGCCAACCTCAATCTCCATGAATCCGGACGTGGACTCTTTTTCATCCAGTCGCTGATGGATGACGTTTACGTTCAGCCAATTGAGGACGCCAGTATATTCAAACAAAAATTAATCATGAGAAAGGTGATCTGA